In Bythopirellula goksoeyrii, a single window of DNA contains:
- a CDS encoding sulfotransferase family protein: MLRKPIVILGSPRSGTTLLSNLLKFHPEVYLAEEPRILWKYGNDGKSDLLHAKDARPEVCSHIRNEFSRQVAEHGATRLVEKTPSNCLRVNFVDRVLEDCIFVHIVRDGVQSVLSIRDFWTRHSTGMKPQRIFQRLRELELRQAPYYFREFSRRALGQFAPGMVGPPAWGPRLPGIEQMYRDMDLLELCAAQWRSCVEMACRDGRSLPEGRYTECRLEELCEEELIQIMEFCELEPSRVVLDEYRRIYDPSVPRGRTVNATSDEIDRVEELIAPTTTWLARLSPMDIHRMAMAV, from the coding sequence ATGTTGAGAAAACCCATCGTTATACTGGGTTCCCCGCGTTCGGGAACGACTCTGCTTAGTAACTTGCTCAAGTTCCACCCAGAAGTTTATCTAGCAGAGGAGCCGCGAATTCTTTGGAAGTATGGCAACGATGGGAAATCTGACCTACTTCATGCCAAGGACGCGAGACCCGAGGTCTGCAGCCATATACGCAACGAGTTTTCTCGTCAGGTAGCAGAACATGGCGCGACGAGGCTAGTTGAAAAAACACCTAGCAATTGCTTGCGTGTGAATTTTGTTGATCGTGTCTTGGAAGATTGCATATTTGTCCACATCGTCCGTGACGGAGTCCAATCGGTTCTCTCGATTCGTGATTTCTGGACTCGCCATTCAACGGGAATGAAGCCACAGCGAATATTTCAACGACTTAGAGAACTTGAGTTGAGGCAGGCTCCTTACTATTTTCGTGAATTCAGCAGGAGAGCGCTGGGGCAGTTTGCCCCGGGGATGGTTGGTCCTCCAGCCTGGGGGCCGCGTCTGCCAGGGATTGAGCAGATGTATCGGGATATGGATCTGCTCGAACTCTGTGCCGCGCAATGGCGATCTTGTGTGGAGATGGCTTGCCGCGACGGTCGTTCTTTGCCCGAAGGACGCTATACTGAATGTCGCCTTGAAGAGTTGTGTGAAGAAGAGCTTATCCAGATTATGGAATTCTGCGAATTGGAGCCTTCTCGTGTGGTTCTTGACGAGTACCGGCGAATTTACGATCCCTCGGTGCCACGGGGGCGGACTGTCAATGCCACGTCTGATGAGATTGATAGGGTTGAAGAGCTGATAGCTCCCACAACCACTTGGTTAGCGCGACTGAGCCCGATGGATATCCACCGCATGGCCATGGCTGTTTAG
- a CDS encoding aldo/keto reductase: protein MKYRYLGNSGLLVSRVCLGTMTFGMEGWGCDEAASIAITNRFIEGGGNFIDTADMYSKGIAEDFLGKAIAAHNRDELVIASKCWFRMNESPNAKGLSRKHILSSVEASLRRLGTDHIDLYQMHGFDSFTPLEETLRTLDDLVRSGKVRYIGCSNFFGWQMVKANSLADKLGLTRMVSAQHLYNLLRRDIEREVLPAAADQGMGMLCWSAIAGGLLAGKYDKQKGPEKGTRVGLRAAVDLPRYWNDDSFRIIDEVVAVAKETGVSAAQVALAWLLGDRRVTSVLVGAKREEQVADWLPAGDWDLPQELRDRLTNVVPFDHGYPREWMEMNWGNISGMEEFAPWEVDR, encoded by the coding sequence ATGAAATATCGATATCTGGGCAATTCGGGACTGTTGGTCTCACGCGTCTGTTTGGGCACTATGACCTTCGGTATGGAAGGGTGGGGCTGTGATGAGGCGGCCTCGATTGCCATCACGAATCGCTTCATCGAAGGGGGCGGCAATTTCATTGACACCGCCGACATGTACTCCAAAGGGATTGCTGAGGATTTCCTCGGCAAGGCAATCGCTGCTCACAATCGTGATGAATTGGTGATTGCCTCCAAGTGCTGGTTTCGCATGAACGAGTCGCCAAATGCCAAGGGGCTCTCGCGGAAGCATATACTTTCTTCTGTCGAAGCGAGTCTACGCCGACTGGGGACAGATCATATTGATCTTTATCAAATGCATGGGTTTGATTCTTTTACCCCTTTGGAAGAAACCCTGCGCACTCTGGACGATCTAGTCCGCAGCGGGAAGGTACGCTATATCGGTTGCAGCAATTTCTTCGGCTGGCAGATGGTGAAGGCGAACTCCTTGGCTGACAAGTTGGGACTCACGCGCATGGTCAGCGCGCAACATCTCTACAATCTGCTGCGGCGCGACATTGAGCGGGAGGTTCTTCCTGCTGCCGCGGATCAAGGAATGGGGATGCTATGCTGGAGTGCGATCGCCGGGGGACTCTTGGCCGGCAAGTACGACAAGCAAAAAGGACCGGAGAAGGGTACTCGGGTCGGATTGCGGGCCGCGGTGGATTTGCCACGCTATTGGAACGACGACAGCTTTCGCATCATCGACGAAGTGGTGGCCGTCGCCAAGGAAACGGGCGTCAGCGCTGCCCAAGTGGCACTGGCCTGGCTGTTGGGCGATCGCCGCGTGACGTCGGTATTGGTTGGTGCGAAGCGCGAAGAGCAGGTGGCGGATTGGCTTCCGGCTGGGGATTGGGACTTGCCGCAGGAGTTACGCGATCGGCTCACCAACGTGGTCCCGTTTGACCATGGCTATCCCCGTGAGTGGATGGAAATGAACTGGGGTAATATCAGTGGTATGGAAGAGTTTGCGCCGTGGGAGGTGGATAGGTAA
- a CDS encoding sodium:solute symporter family protein has product MLILFVTLYLLASIAMGLWFARRVKNTADYTVAGRALPMGVIVGTTFATWFGSETVIGIPAKFLEGGMVETVEDPWGASFCLILVGLFFARKLYRMSLLTINDFYRQRYGVAVELFCSGVSLISYLGWVAAQITAMGLVFSLLTDGVIGPLAGTCIGTIVVLLFTYFGGMWSVAVTDTIQMVIIVFCLVAIAVMAGNLAGGFTHVIEVAAHRGMLQFFPPLSFRETMFYLGAGITIMLGSIPQQDVFQRVMSAKRENIAVWGPIIGGSGYLLFSFIPMFIVACSLVIMPTETAELVKEDPQHVLPTLVMTQMPPLTKVMFFGALLSAILSTASSTILAPATVFVQNVLKNVWPRMSDAQELRLMRLTVLVFTAGVLVYSIIMQGTSVYDLVSSSYQVPLVGAFVPLVCGLHWKRATNTGAITSIILGVGTWILFMVTPLGDHFPQQLAGLLMAGVGMWVGSVFSGPKQ; this is encoded by the coding sequence ATGCTCATCCTCTTCGTCACCCTCTATCTGCTTGCCTCGATTGCCATGGGGTTGTGGTTTGCGCGGCGGGTTAAGAATACGGCGGACTATACCGTGGCGGGGCGGGCACTGCCGATGGGGGTGATTGTTGGCACCACGTTCGCAACTTGGTTTGGGTCGGAGACGGTGATTGGCATCCCGGCAAAGTTTCTTGAAGGGGGGATGGTTGAAACTGTCGAGGATCCGTGGGGGGCGTCGTTTTGTTTGATTCTGGTGGGGCTGTTCTTCGCTCGAAAACTCTATCGCATGTCGCTGCTGACGATCAACGATTTTTATCGCCAGCGCTATGGTGTGGCCGTGGAATTGTTTTGCTCGGGGGTGAGTCTCATCTCCTATTTGGGATGGGTCGCGGCACAGATCACGGCAATGGGGTTGGTCTTCTCGCTGTTAACTGACGGTGTGATCGGCCCTCTTGCTGGCACTTGCATTGGGACGATTGTTGTGCTGCTGTTTACCTATTTTGGGGGCATGTGGTCGGTGGCCGTCACGGATACTATCCAGATGGTGATCATTGTCTTCTGTCTGGTGGCGATTGCAGTTATGGCGGGCAATTTGGCGGGAGGATTTACCCACGTAATCGAGGTTGCTGCCCACCGTGGCATGCTCCAATTCTTTCCGCCACTCTCATTCCGAGAGACCATGTTCTATCTCGGGGCGGGAATTACGATCATGCTCGGTTCGATTCCGCAGCAAGATGTGTTTCAGCGGGTGATGTCGGCCAAACGAGAGAACATCGCCGTGTGGGGACCGATCATTGGCGGTTCGGGCTATCTGCTTTTCTCTTTCATACCGATGTTTATCGTGGCTTGCAGTCTCGTAATCATGCCTACAGAGACGGCCGAGCTGGTGAAGGAGGATCCACAGCATGTGTTGCCGACTCTTGTTATGACGCAGATGCCGCCACTGACCAAGGTGATGTTCTTTGGAGCCCTGTTGTCGGCGATTCTCTCGACGGCCTCTTCAACAATCCTGGCACCGGCGACCGTGTTCGTGCAGAACGTGCTTAAAAACGTCTGGCCAAGAATGAGCGATGCTCAAGAATTGCGGCTCATGCGGCTGACAGTGCTGGTGTTTACTGCAGGGGTGCTGGTGTACTCGATCATCATGCAGGGCACATCGGTGTATGATCTCGTGTCGAGCAGCTACCAAGTGCCGCTGGTCGGGGCGTTTGTGCCATTGGTGTGCGGACTGCATTGGAAGCGAGCGACCAATACGGGTGCGATTACCTCGATCATTCTCGGTGTAGGCACTTGGATTCTGTTCATGGTCACACCATTGGGAGACCATTTTCCCCAGCAACTTGCCGGCCTCTTGATGGCAGGAGTTGGAATGTGGGTTGGCTCCGTGTTTTCAGGCCCTAAGCAATAG
- a CDS encoding tetratricopeptide repeat protein, which translates to MQVLNALSLMTALLLGFGLLPTQFGSANDVLGEQIKVVYLDVFRPSKVEKEWTPLLPRELIRQAVLLSAREEFGFTTRDMVLGDSIDESNPHIDSLKCSTVTADQKMSLTLQLSEDPENKHSLSHKIQAAAGGYVSSKSYPDIVEKSELWTRSELVELFKSWGWIHKPTPINPEATLSEEVESLLHTFNEYAQFDAVRRLHSQIRTEGESPALLAALVRGYANLGQLCRYHFTGREQVFYARSLLYAERLLVRHGDSPFARWNRAYARVMAGLDFAAVKDLQQAEEFLNSDTPPAWVPILTAYLDHSLIKSVNKTNSEDSSIEQENLSDQAPEEPEAPEWVQIAFDLFGSRAELNNQEPADPTDSLAAYLCLVLAERTRNVSYQNTFFDSLIRLQPLCLRAIDSMADRGGVSNLHRMTTLGPSVNLRSLRSHVLAMPGLPPEAVSTIRECYEGNWPNKPVPSLVMALRAGMADDLESELSWSALAEMIQDVHFVQVYRRGIFMKFSWSVPVDDFLDAASQSLQGYRFAPIIEALHLDPTLQSNEINALMEKIQFGDLSVTATLLLDKSWWGRKPTTTSHFRWVWNRLIQSGDATSHDLVARIVKLHTHQNSRRLWFARELHFVNPYSPIWASAFVSNDWVHAQPDVKRYLEHFGYDPYFLRRLAEQQVKAELYEDAQKTLERFIVVCPNRWGYEELAAIHRRKGENTIANTLMEEFLSVGTDLGLSDARVHAELAEKHLEQNEFDEALKHAELAAQSGAAWAMMTAAYVNERTGHWNRSESLVRSTSERYDTGRSLLYWWCRRTGRGDLEYARGLAQQYFTEPHDTSCISGEIDEALFSLLEDNPEAALKSLLHKFEPDKDPFIGLHAVLVANQLDQLETRDSLLQDLPVEWIPASVGSHQRYYELANLLRKFWNGEEVVFDWKVFDEKVKRLSKIHQVRVYYFVSEVGKILGTQKLADEYLKRCTAPIGGVDDANQILALAQLHAKGEDPYAEDLPELHQVPWPGSDSELYQMAGRLIDQGRPAEAKPLLLEFVERTGNYTGMRRLARLHLQNHEFLEALPFAERAATWGDSTGIFRAMSANDGLGRFDDSEKWVRKLAERYEDDQAEWYLWCIRTGQGDVANARVLAKKHYVDADPPYKAGDWRSPVFFLLDEDIPEAIREFQSAYEHYPDPWSGLHLATLYEAIGNDEQRNDILESVANTKHLKRFGKSDRNSMVKLAQLFLPACLDPTNTHPISQQIDYLSSTLSTNQKVNVNYFAAHLFQTIGDDSLALEYLKRCVTPNYSLQVNQSLAYRDLRKSGLDPFDLLTSKEEAIDTDR; encoded by the coding sequence ATGCAAGTCTTGAACGCCTTGTCACTTATGACGGCTTTGCTTTTGGGTTTTGGATTGCTCCCGACCCAATTTGGATCGGCAAATGACGTACTCGGCGAGCAAATCAAAGTAGTCTATCTGGACGTTTTCCGCCCGAGCAAGGTGGAGAAGGAATGGACACCCTTGCTTCCGCGCGAATTGATCCGTCAGGCGGTACTACTTTCAGCTCGGGAAGAATTTGGATTTACGACCCGCGATATGGTGCTCGGTGACTCGATCGACGAAAGTAACCCTCATATCGATTCATTGAAGTGTTCAACGGTCACAGCTGATCAGAAGATGAGCCTGACCCTTCAACTCAGCGAAGATCCCGAAAACAAACACTCTTTGAGTCATAAAATCCAAGCTGCTGCAGGCGGCTATGTTTCCTCGAAATCGTACCCAGATATTGTCGAGAAATCGGAACTGTGGACTCGATCAGAATTGGTAGAGTTATTCAAGTCCTGGGGATGGATTCACAAGCCGACTCCAATCAATCCCGAAGCGACACTCTCTGAAGAGGTCGAATCACTTTTACACACCTTCAACGAATATGCCCAATTCGATGCGGTCCGTCGCCTCCATTCCCAAATTCGCACCGAGGGAGAGTCACCTGCTTTGTTGGCGGCTCTTGTGCGGGGATATGCAAATCTGGGGCAACTGTGCCGCTACCACTTCACCGGTCGAGAGCAAGTATTTTATGCGCGCAGTTTATTGTATGCAGAACGACTGCTCGTACGACATGGTGACTCTCCGTTCGCTCGCTGGAATCGAGCTTATGCGCGTGTCATGGCTGGCCTCGATTTTGCCGCTGTCAAAGATTTACAACAAGCCGAAGAGTTTCTGAATTCCGACACTCCCCCGGCATGGGTTCCTATTCTCACCGCCTATCTTGATCATTCCCTTATCAAGAGCGTGAACAAGACTAATAGTGAAGACTCGTCAATCGAACAGGAAAATCTTTCCGACCAGGCACCAGAGGAACCCGAGGCACCAGAGTGGGTGCAGATTGCATTCGACCTATTCGGATCGAGGGCAGAACTTAACAATCAGGAGCCGGCCGATCCTACAGATAGCTTGGCCGCCTATCTTTGCTTGGTCCTAGCAGAAAGGACTCGCAATGTTAGCTATCAAAATACTTTCTTTGATTCGTTAATCCGTCTTCAACCGCTCTGCCTCCGGGCAATCGATTCCATGGCAGATCGAGGTGGTGTTAGTAATCTACACAGGATGACTACCCTCGGGCCCTCGGTAAACCTACGCTCCTTGCGATCGCATGTGTTAGCAATGCCAGGGCTACCACCTGAGGCTGTTAGTACTATCAGAGAATGCTACGAAGGAAACTGGCCAAATAAACCTGTACCCAGTCTTGTGATGGCTTTGCGAGCCGGAATGGCTGACGACCTAGAAAGTGAACTATCATGGTCTGCACTTGCTGAAATGATTCAAGACGTTCACTTCGTCCAGGTTTATCGCCGTGGAATTTTCATGAAGTTTAGTTGGAGTGTTCCTGTTGATGATTTTCTCGACGCAGCTTCTCAATCCCTCCAAGGCTATCGCTTTGCTCCGATAATCGAGGCATTACACCTGGATCCGACGCTTCAGTCGAATGAGATCAACGCCCTTATGGAAAAGATCCAATTCGGGGACCTTTCAGTGACTGCTACATTACTGTTAGATAAATCCTGGTGGGGAAGAAAACCGACTACGACATCTCATTTCAGATGGGTATGGAATCGGCTGATTCAAAGCGGAGATGCCACTAGCCATGATCTTGTGGCTCGTATTGTCAAATTGCATACACACCAAAATTCCCGCCGCCTGTGGTTTGCCAGAGAATTACACTTCGTCAATCCTTATTCTCCTATCTGGGCATCCGCCTTCGTTTCTAACGACTGGGTACATGCCCAACCTGACGTAAAGAGGTATCTGGAACACTTTGGTTACGATCCGTACTTTCTACGTCGTTTGGCCGAGCAACAAGTTAAAGCTGAGCTCTACGAAGATGCTCAGAAGACTCTCGAACGCTTCATTGTGGTGTGCCCCAATCGCTGGGGATATGAAGAGTTGGCTGCAATTCATCGCCGAAAAGGTGAGAACACTATAGCCAACACACTCATGGAGGAATTTCTATCGGTCGGAACCGACTTGGGGCTTTCTGATGCCCGCGTCCATGCGGAACTGGCAGAAAAGCATCTCGAACAGAACGAGTTCGATGAAGCTCTTAAACACGCAGAACTGGCTGCCCAATCAGGGGCAGCTTGGGCCATGATGACTGCAGCTTACGTCAACGAACGTACGGGACATTGGAATCGCTCAGAAAGCTTGGTGCGAAGCACTTCCGAACGATACGACACTGGACGTTCTCTCTTATACTGGTGGTGCCGCAGAACTGGTCGAGGTGATCTAGAATATGCTCGAGGTTTGGCGCAACAGTACTTTACGGAACCTCACGACACCTCCTGCATCTCGGGCGAAATCGACGAAGCTCTCTTCTCTCTCTTGGAAGACAACCCTGAAGCAGCTCTGAAATCCCTTTTACACAAATTTGAACCGGACAAAGATCCTTTCATCGGATTGCACGCTGTCTTAGTAGCTAACCAACTCGATCAACTGGAAACACGTGACTCTCTTCTACAAGATTTGCCTGTGGAGTGGATACCGGCTTCGGTGGGAAGTCATCAGAGGTACTACGAACTAGCTAATCTTCTGAGAAAGTTTTGGAATGGCGAGGAAGTCGTATTCGATTGGAAAGTGTTTGATGAGAAAGTGAAACGACTCTCTAAAATTCATCAAGTGCGAGTCTACTACTTTGTCTCCGAAGTGGGAAAGATCCTAGGCACACAGAAGCTAGCCGACGAGTATCTCAAACGCTGTACCGCACCTATTGGGGGAGTAGATGACGCCAATCAGATTTTGGCTCTAGCTCAGCTACATGCAAAGGGTGAAGATCCCTATGCTGAGGATTTACCTGAGCTACATCAGGTGCCTTGGCCTGGATCAGACAGCGAATTGTACCAGATGGCAGGTAGATTGATTGATCAGGGACGTCCTGCGGAGGCAAAACCTCTTCTGCTTGAATTCGTTGAACGAACAGGAAATTATACCGGAATGCGCCGACTAGCCCGCTTACATTTGCAGAATCATGAGTTCCTCGAAGCACTCCCCTTTGCGGAGCGTGCCGCTACTTGGGGCGATTCAACAGGAATCTTTCGAGCGATGAGCGCCAACGACGGGCTGGGGCGTTTCGACGATTCGGAAAAATGGGTTCGAAAGTTGGCAGAACGCTATGAAGACGATCAGGCCGAGTGGTATTTGTGGTGCATCCGCACTGGCCAAGGAGATGTGGCGAACGCTCGTGTTTTGGCTAAGAAACATTATGTAGATGCAGATCCCCCATATAAGGCTGGTGACTGGCGAAGTCCTGTCTTTTTCCTCTTGGATGAAGATATTCCCGAAGCCATACGAGAATTCCAAAGTGCTTACGAGCATTATCCTGACCCCTGGTCAGGACTCCATTTGGCAACACTCTACGAGGCGATCGGAAACGACGAACAAAGAAACGATATCCTTGAATCTGTAGCCAACACCAAACATCTCAAGCGTTTTGGCAAGTCTGACAGGAACTCGATGGTAAAACTAGCACAACTTTTCCTGCCTGCTTGTTTGGATCCCACTAATACTCACCCAATTTCACAGCAGATTGATTATTTGAGTTCGACACTCTCTACCAATCAGAAGGTGAATGTGAACTACTTTGCTGCTCACCTTTTCCAAACAATCGGAGACGATTCTCTTGCTTTAGAATATTTGAAACGATGCGTTACGCCGAATTATTCTCTTCAGGTCAATCAATCACTCGCCTACAGAGATCTACGGAAATCTGGTCTTGATCCATTCGACCTACTGACGAGCAAAGAGGAGGCCATTGACACTGACAGATAG
- a CDS encoding pectate lyase family protein: MAIHKLANYLICCALFLPLICNSTVADEPPILAFPGAEGFGAHSQGGRGGRVLFVTNLNDSGPGSFREAVEAKGPRYILFRVAGVIPLEDELVCREPYSTIAGQSAPGDGVCLKNFNFTIRAHDVIVQHLRFRPGDEPAAALLAKGRSFEPDAVTIGAPSRDVILDHCSATWSTDECCTVSGAGIDNVTVQWCLIAESLNHGAHHKGDHGFGSLIRCNGRVSYHHNLYAHHRTRSPRPGTYGPGSILFDFRNNVIYDSNGYSAEDPVRMNYVGNYIRKPNGPAFKVGGKSTQMYQQGNYQEESGTKNEDFWQLISSAKPENKREEPFEVEPVSTQTAKDAYDAVLRAAGATLPERDAVDARIVEQVRAGTGELIDSQADVGGWPAYGAGELPADADNDGMPDEWETQHGLDPAVDDHLGDPDGDGYPNLEEYLNGGEP; the protein is encoded by the coding sequence ATGGCAATCCATAAACTCGCCAATTATTTGATTTGTTGTGCGTTGTTCTTGCCCTTGATTTGCAATTCTACTGTTGCAGACGAGCCGCCAATCCTTGCGTTCCCAGGTGCCGAGGGATTCGGCGCCCACTCCCAAGGGGGGCGTGGTGGTCGGGTGCTCTTCGTGACCAATCTCAACGACTCCGGGCCGGGGAGTTTTCGCGAAGCAGTGGAAGCGAAGGGGCCTCGCTATATTCTATTTCGCGTGGCAGGAGTCATTCCGTTGGAAGATGAACTGGTGTGTCGTGAGCCATATAGCACCATTGCAGGTCAGTCAGCGCCTGGCGACGGGGTTTGCCTCAAGAATTTCAATTTTACGATTCGAGCTCATGATGTGATCGTCCAGCATCTGCGATTTCGCCCCGGTGACGAACCTGCTGCTGCACTTTTAGCCAAGGGAAGATCCTTCGAACCAGATGCCGTGACGATTGGTGCGCCGTCGCGTGACGTGATTCTCGATCACTGCTCTGCCACTTGGTCGACAGACGAGTGTTGCACTGTCTCGGGGGCAGGGATCGACAACGTGACGGTGCAATGGTGCTTGATTGCCGAATCGCTCAACCACGGTGCCCATCATAAGGGAGACCACGGCTTCGGTTCGCTCATTCGCTGCAACGGTCGCGTGAGCTATCATCACAACTTATATGCCCATCATCGCACGCGCAGCCCACGGCCTGGTACCTACGGCCCGGGCAGCATTCTGTTCGATTTCCGCAATAACGTGATCTACGACAGCAACGGCTATTCGGCGGAAGATCCGGTGCGGATGAACTACGTGGGCAACTACATCCGTAAGCCGAATGGCCCTGCTTTCAAGGTGGGTGGGAAGTCGACTCAGATGTATCAACAAGGGAACTATCAGGAAGAATCGGGGACGAAGAACGAGGACTTTTGGCAGTTGATCTCTAGCGCGAAACCAGAAAACAAACGCGAAGAACCGTTTGAGGTAGAGCCCGTTTCGACCCAGACGGCCAAAGATGCCTATGACGCCGTCCTCAGAGCAGCGGGTGCAACTTTGCCTGAGCGCGATGCCGTAGATGCGCGGATCGTCGAACAAGTGCGGGCCGGTACGGGGGAGCTCATCGATTCACAAGCAGACGTGGGTGGCTGGCCTGCTTACGGAGCTGGTGAACTACCCGCCGATGCAGATAACGACGGCATGCCGGATGAATGGGAAACCCAGCACGGGCTGGACCCGGCCGTTGATGACCACCTAGGTGATCCGGATGGGGATGGGTATCCGAATCTGGAAGAGTATCTCAATGGTGGGGAGCCGTAG
- a CDS encoding LL-diaminopimelate aminotransferase: protein MSDPYFQAMFADRIGGAQYGKGTAIYKFEKIKRAKRQALAEHPERQLLDFGIGENDGVADELVLRTMAEEIGKPENRGYADNGIGDYKEAIARFMQREYGVTLDPATQINHCIGSKSALAIIPAVFINPGDITLMTVPGYPVAGTHTGYYGGAVYKLPLLAENDFLPDLEKIPGDIVAKAKLLVLCYPNSPTGKTASREFYEAVIRFAKKNNIVVVQDAAHAVLSFDREPNSFLSVPGAMEVGVELHSMSKGFDMIGWRLGWVCGNERIVSAFADVKDNCDSGQFIAIQKAAAAALDEPSIPTRIRAKYKRRMEKLVATLSRCGFQCSMPGGTYFLYTPSPKGLASGQTFENAEAASQYLIKEQSICTVPWDDAGAFLRFSVTYEAADEAAEDALMEETEARLKNIGPVF, encoded by the coding sequence ATGAGCGATCCCTATTTTCAGGCGATGTTTGCCGACCGTATTGGCGGAGCCCAGTATGGCAAGGGCACGGCCATCTACAAGTTTGAAAAGATCAAGCGAGCTAAGCGGCAGGCACTGGCCGAGCATCCGGAGAGACAGCTCTTAGATTTCGGCATCGGCGAGAATGACGGTGTGGCGGATGAGTTGGTGCTGCGTACGATGGCCGAGGAAATCGGGAAGCCGGAGAATCGCGGCTATGCGGACAATGGTATCGGTGACTACAAAGAAGCGATCGCCCGGTTCATGCAGCGAGAGTATGGTGTGACGCTCGATCCAGCGACGCAGATCAATCATTGCATTGGGTCCAAGTCGGCGCTGGCAATCATTCCGGCCGTGTTTATTAATCCGGGCGATATCACGCTGATGACGGTGCCCGGCTATCCCGTGGCAGGCACGCACACAGGCTACTACGGTGGGGCAGTCTATAAGCTGCCTCTGCTTGCGGAAAATGATTTCCTGCCGGACCTGGAGAAGATTCCGGGCGACATCGTTGCCAAGGCCAAACTGCTTGTACTCTGCTACCCCAATAGTCCCACAGGCAAGACGGCGTCTCGTGAATTTTATGAAGCAGTGATCCGCTTCGCCAAGAAAAACAACATCGTCGTGGTGCAAGACGCGGCTCATGCCGTGTTGTCTTTTGACCGCGAGCCGAATAGTTTTCTCTCCGTGCCGGGCGCAATGGAAGTAGGAGTTGAGCTACATTCAATGTCGAAGGGTTTCGACATGATCGGCTGGCGGCTGGGTTGGGTTTGTGGCAACGAACGCATCGTGAGTGCGTTTGCCGATGTGAAGGACAACTGCGATTCGGGACAATTCATCGCGATCCAGAAAGCTGCCGCCGCAGCACTCGATGAGCCATCGATTCCCACTCGAATTCGCGCAAAATACAAGCGGCGCATGGAGAAGCTGGTTGCCACGCTCAGTCGCTGCGGGTTTCAATGCTCTATGCCGGGAGGTACGTATTTCCTGTACACCCCGTCACCCAAGGGCTTGGCCAGCGGACAGACTTTCGAGAATGCCGAGGCGGCGAGCCAATATCTTATCAAGGAGCAGTCGATCTGCACCGTTCCCTGGGACGACGCGGGAGCATTTCTGCGATTTAGTGTTACCTATGAGGCAGCCGATGAAGCGGCAGAGGACGCTTTGATGGAGGAGACGGAAGCTCGGTTGAAGAATATTGGGCCAGTTTTCTAA